One genomic region from Prochlorococcus marinus str. SB encodes:
- the psb30 gene encoding photosystem II reaction center protein Ycf12/Psb30, with protein sequence MATLIPLAVVALAGPAIIALVFYRK encoded by the coding sequence ATGGCAACACTTATTCCTTTGGCTGTAGTTGCGCTGGCAGGACCAGCAATAATTGCTCTTGTATTTTACCGTAAATAA
- a CDS encoding TMEM165/GDT1 family protein, giving the protein MVLSLLLSTFLTVFIAELGDKTQLATLTISGTSNKPLAVFLGSSSALVFASLLGALTGGSISSFLPEVVLKSIASITFLIIGIRLFINSFTIEKEEKEEKENN; this is encoded by the coding sequence ATGGTTTTAAGTCTATTACTATCAACATTTCTAACAGTTTTCATAGCTGAATTAGGTGACAAAACTCAACTAGCTACTTTAACTATAAGCGGCACTTCAAATAAACCATTAGCAGTTTTTCTGGGATCTTCTTCAGCACTTGTTTTTGCGAGTTTACTGGGAGCTTTAACAGGCGGTTCTATTTCAAGTTTTTTACCTGAAGTAGTTCTTAAGTCAATTGCCTCCATTACATTTTTGATTATTGGTATAAGGCTTTTTATCAACTCTTTCACTATTGAAAAAGAAGAAAAAGAAGAGAAAGAAAATAATTAG
- the rpmF gene encoding 50S ribosomal protein L32 encodes MAVPKKKKSKSKRNQRHAVWKGKAAIAAQKAISLGKSVLTGKAQGFVYPIEEEEEE; translated from the coding sequence ATGGCTGTACCAAAGAAGAAAAAATCAAAGAGCAAAAGGAACCAAAGGCATGCTGTTTGGAAAGGTAAAGCAGCAATAGCAGCTCAAAAAGCTATATCTTTAGGTAAATCAGTTTTAACTGGGAAAGCTCAAGGATTTGTTTATCCTATTGAAGAAGAAGAAGAAGAGTAG
- a CDS encoding DUF565 domain-containing protein → MQKTNFSRITNQLNNLFFGFLSDTWSTKSIGLISVLTGYFLFANFITKFISEGKNELIMVPIIIIFIEIIIRIKPAASSKFYYLWTVVDKLRIGAIYAVILEAFKLGS, encoded by the coding sequence ATGCAAAAAACTAATTTTTCAAGAATTACCAACCAGTTAAATAATTTATTTTTTGGTTTTCTAAGTGATACTTGGAGCACAAAATCTATTGGTCTAATTTCTGTTTTGACAGGTTATTTTTTGTTTGCAAATTTTATTACAAAATTTATATCTGAAGGTAAAAATGAGTTGATAATGGTCCCTATAATTATAATTTTTATTGAAATCATTATAAGAATTAAACCTGCAGCAAGTTCAAAATTTTATTATCTATGGACCGTAGTTGATAAATTAAGAATTGGTGCAATTTATGCTGTTATACTTGAAGCATTTAAATTAGGATCTTAA
- the ftsH gene encoding ATP-dependent zinc metalloprotease FtsH, translating to MFRSKFSYSDSKSSYSDLLEDIETGKIESIFFYPRQREIDVLYKNGDKFKIPILYNDQLILEKATENKVDLTINNSRKEASAANSFASISLFLIFILAIVLILRSTSKLASRAFGFTKNQAKFVTIDDVETRFDDVAGVPEAAEELKEVITFLKEPKKFEDLGAKVPKGVLLIGPPGTGKTLLAKAIAGESGVPFLSISASEFVELFVGVGASRVRDLFSKAKEKSPCIIFIDEIDSIGRQRGSGIGGGNDEREQTLNQLLTELDGFADNSGIIVLAATNRPDILDAALLRPGRFDRKIEVMLPDLDGRKKILSVHSLSKPLSSEVDLGYWASRTVGFSGADLANLMNESAIHCARDESKLISDLHIENALDKITIGLRSSLITSPNMKKIIAYNEVGRAIVSAVRNGIESVDKITILPRSGFIGGYTKICPDEDVISSGLISKKLLFSKIEVALAGRAAETIVFGEGEITQCSMNDISYATNIVREMVTKYGFSIIGPISMDSDNNEMYLGDGLFRRKPLIAENTSSRIDNEIINISKISLNNSIKILKKNRVLLDKLVDILLNQETIDKKVFKLTTSKLLKV from the coding sequence GTGTTTAGATCAAAATTCTCATATTCAGATTCTAAATCAAGTTATTCTGATCTTTTAGAAGATATAGAGACGGGGAAAATAGAATCAATATTTTTCTATCCAAGACAGAGAGAAATTGATGTTTTGTATAAAAATGGCGATAAATTTAAAATACCTATCCTCTACAACGATCAATTAATCCTTGAAAAGGCTACTGAAAATAAGGTAGATCTAACTATTAACAACAGTAGAAAAGAAGCCTCAGCTGCTAATTCATTTGCTTCAATAAGTCTTTTCCTGATTTTCATATTAGCTATAGTCTTAATCTTGAGGAGTACATCAAAATTGGCTTCAAGAGCTTTTGGTTTTACCAAAAATCAAGCTAAATTTGTAACTATTGATGATGTAGAAACGAGATTCGATGATGTAGCTGGTGTCCCTGAAGCCGCTGAGGAATTAAAAGAGGTAATAACATTTTTGAAAGAACCAAAGAAATTTGAAGATCTTGGAGCAAAAGTTCCTAAGGGAGTTCTTCTAATAGGCCCACCAGGAACAGGTAAAACATTATTAGCTAAAGCAATTGCTGGTGAATCAGGAGTGCCTTTTCTCTCAATATCGGCATCAGAGTTTGTAGAACTTTTTGTTGGTGTTGGAGCTAGCCGAGTTCGTGATCTGTTCTCCAAGGCTAAGGAAAAATCTCCTTGTATAATTTTCATTGATGAAATTGATTCCATTGGTAGGCAAAGAGGGTCTGGGATCGGCGGTGGAAATGATGAAAGAGAACAAACCCTTAATCAGCTTCTAACTGAATTAGATGGTTTTGCTGATAATTCTGGGATTATTGTTTTAGCAGCAACTAATAGACCAGATATTTTGGATGCAGCATTATTAAGACCAGGTAGATTTGATAGGAAAATTGAAGTAATGCTTCCAGATTTAGATGGAAGAAAAAAAATTCTTTCAGTTCACTCACTTTCAAAACCACTTTCAAGCGAAGTTGACTTAGGATATTGGGCTTCTAGAACAGTTGGATTTTCGGGAGCAGATCTTGCAAACTTGATGAACGAGAGTGCTATTCACTGTGCAAGAGACGAATCTAAATTAATCAGTGATCTTCATATAGAAAATGCTCTTGATAAAATTACTATTGGCCTGAGAAGCTCATTAATAACTTCTCCTAATATGAAAAAAATTATTGCTTATAACGAAGTAGGTAGAGCAATTGTATCTGCTGTGAGAAATGGAATTGAATCAGTTGATAAAATTACGATTTTACCTAGATCTGGATTTATAGGAGGATATACAAAAATATGTCCTGACGAAGATGTAATTTCTAGTGGATTGATTTCAAAAAAATTATTATTTTCAAAAATTGAAGTTGCTTTAGCTGGAAGAGCAGCAGAAACCATAGTTTTTGGTGAAGGTGAAATTACTCAATGCTCCATGAATGATATCTCTTATGCGACAAATATCGTAAGGGAAATGGTTACAAAATATGGATTTTCAATTATTGGTCCAATTTCAATGGATTCTGATAATAATGAAATGTATTTAGGAGATGGATTATTCAGAAGAAAGCCTCTCATAGCAGAAAATACCAGTTCTAGAATAGATAATGAAATCATAAATATTTCAAAAATTTCATTAAATAATTCAATAAAAATATTGAAAAAAAACAGAGTCTTACTAGATAAATTAGTTGATATACTTTTAAATCAAGAAACTATAGATAAAAAAGTTTTTAAATTAACAACTTCTAAATTATTGAAAGTTTGA
- a CDS encoding YkgJ family cysteine cluster protein, whose amino-acid sequence MKSWTCIENCGACCKFDLNERSDLANKLNKEDIALINSMMAKDGWCKNLDRENKKCLIYETRPHFCRVSEFSTLFKGYLKSGDEFLIDCCKQHISSNYGYQSKEMKTFKIAVSEK is encoded by the coding sequence ATGAAATCATGGACATGTATAGAAAATTGTGGAGCTTGTTGTAAATTCGACTTGAACGAAAGAAGCGATTTGGCTAACAAACTTAACAAAGAAGATATAGCTTTGATAAATTCGATGATGGCTAAAGACGGTTGGTGTAAAAACCTGGACAGAGAAAATAAAAAATGCTTAATTTATGAAACCAGACCACATTTTTGCCGTGTAAGTGAATTTTCAACTTTATTTAAAGGATATTTGAAATCTGGTGATGAATTTTTAATAGATTGCTGCAAACAACATATTTCATCAAATTATGGATACCAAAGTAAAGAGATGAAAACTTTTAAAATTGCTGTTTCAGAAAAATGA
- a CDS encoding TMEM165/GDT1 family protein, translated as MNSKLEKKENNIEKSFFSIFITTFTTIFIAELGDKTQIATLMLSAESGKPIIVFLGSSLALISSSIVGVLIGKWVSKKISPSKFALSTGALMIIISIFLAYETFKNYF; from the coding sequence ATGAATAGTAAATTAGAAAAAAAGGAAAACAATATAGAAAAAAGTTTTTTTTCTATATTCATAACGACTTTTACAACAATCTTTATTGCTGAACTTGGCGATAAAACTCAGATAGCCACATTGATGCTTTCTGCGGAATCGGGCAAGCCAATTATTGTTTTTCTGGGAAGTTCTCTAGCATTAATAAGCTCTAGCATAGTAGGAGTTCTTATTGGTAAATGGGTATCAAAAAAAATATCTCCTAGCAAATTTGCTTTATCTACTGGTGCTTTAATGATAATAATAAGTATATTTTTAGCTTATGAAACTTTCAAAAATTATTTTTAA
- a CDS encoding HAD-IA family hydrolase, which produces MTYLEGVYWDLDGTIANTELEAHLPAFNNAFNDLGIDWDWDTNTYIKLLKINGGKNRIAYYAKSNNDNFSEDLILKIHETKQFHYLKIIKKNCVSLNIGVFRLINELHRKKVRQFIVTSSSRIQVNLLVDYLFNGFNPFEFIISSEDVELKKPNPLPYLKAIQLSGINKNNSIVFEDSNPGLKSSLAANLPTIFVPSNIPIVLEENIKLDCILDSLGDQNNVANVIKGPKLKKSYIDYNFLSDYLVYFSNAKN; this is translated from the coding sequence GTGACTTATCTGGAGGGTGTTTATTGGGATTTAGATGGTACCATCGCAAATACTGAATTAGAGGCTCATTTACCTGCTTTTAATAATGCTTTTAATGACCTTGGTATTGATTGGGATTGGGATACTAATACATATATAAAACTTCTGAAGATAAATGGGGGCAAAAATAGGATTGCTTATTACGCTAAATCTAATAATGATAATTTCTCAGAAGATTTAATTCTCAAAATTCATGAAACAAAGCAGTTTCATTATTTAAAAATTATAAAAAAAAATTGTGTTAGTTTAAATATTGGTGTTTTTAGATTAATAAATGAATTACATAGAAAAAAAGTAAGACAATTTATTGTTACTTCAAGCTCAAGAATTCAAGTTAATCTACTTGTTGATTATCTTTTTAATGGCTTCAATCCTTTTGAGTTCATTATTTCAAGCGAAGACGTTGAATTAAAGAAACCAAATCCATTACCATATTTAAAGGCAATCCAATTAAGTGGTATAAACAAAAACAACTCAATTGTTTTTGAAGACTCAAATCCAGGATTGAAATCTTCCTTGGCAGCTAACTTGCCAACAATTTTTGTTCCTTCAAATATCCCAATTGTTCTTGAGGAAAATATTAAATTAGATTGTATTTTAGACAGTCTTGGTGATCAGAATAATGTGGCAAATGTAATTAAAGGACCTAAACTAAAAAAATCATATATTGACTATAACTTTCTAAGTGATTATTTAGTGTATTTTAGTAATGCAAAAAACTAA
- a CDS encoding RNB domain-containing ribonuclease — protein sequence MFTASSIIDNLNQSERLEYKKLCRLLKITKKSDKDKLDIALTALEKLEIINKNEDDEYSCIKDSDHLVAKIRCSSKGYCFAVRGKDKEDIYIKENLLNYAWNGDKVLVRIIKEAYRRRSPEGIVDCILERSNQILLSKVEIINNDVYAIPIDDRILSKIKLPKENKKYTFNPDNKNIVKVEIDRFPIGQEEGLGHVIQELKLNNNEDYDTDFVLSKSNIVKSYDLNHIESKKIEKRERIDLTDKNSYLFKSWNSNNSPMLPMIQIEQGKNKNTKLWIHTNNLAERVDLNSKKSLEILFKSFESLPLLNDWQNYLGEAIRNDSQFKLGEKNEAISLCVNLNSDNEIIDWSFHLTLVKCTLIVGSDHTDALLSRKSKSRITSRLLKPIKEYVDDLDKILEISCSFRENHLLEGKVEIPSPLNNIEALEEFFIHNPAEYSKGYFESLNKEDCQTYLSPILYEANLIWFKHSNQYGLKSAGYISNGIDYVNANEIIKFSEFIDNGVELNEDGNLTFSQVIKLCDDDNKKRILHKLLINEFKDNEISLISKDPDNDESEKIFITPWTIPGFDLTNLINQYCIFNMIINGKKSKKNNINEINISQSNSLELVNWDIFNSSISKNLEILFNKFVIDKLNEFKYKVNQYKSNMINIKKVRKAEKLLGNIYSGFILSVQTYGFFVEISELNVEGLVHVSTLNNDWYEYRSRQNLLIGRKSKKSYKVGDAIEVKIIKVDILKYQIDLELT from the coding sequence ATGTTCACAGCATCCTCAATAATTGATAATCTTAATCAGTCAGAAAGATTAGAATATAAAAAATTATGCAGATTATTAAAAATAACAAAGAAATCTGATAAGGATAAATTGGATATTGCTTTAACAGCTCTAGAAAAACTTGAAATAATTAATAAAAATGAAGATGATGAATATTCCTGCATAAAAGATAGTGATCATCTTGTCGCCAAAATAAGGTGTAGTAGCAAAGGCTATTGCTTTGCTGTAAGAGGAAAAGACAAAGAAGATATTTACATTAAAGAAAATCTACTTAACTATGCATGGAATGGAGATAAAGTTTTAGTAAGGATAATAAAAGAGGCTTATAGAAGAAGATCACCTGAGGGAATAGTTGATTGTATTCTTGAAAGATCAAATCAAATACTTCTTTCTAAAGTTGAAATAATAAATAATGATGTATATGCAATACCAATAGACGATAGGATACTTTCTAAAATTAAACTTCCAAAAGAGAATAAAAAATACACTTTCAATCCAGACAATAAGAATATAGTAAAAGTTGAAATTGATAGATTCCCCATAGGTCAAGAAGAAGGACTAGGTCATGTGATACAGGAACTAAAACTAAACAATAATGAAGACTATGATACAGACTTTGTTTTATCTAAAAGCAATATCGTTAAATCATACGATTTAAATCATATTGAATCAAAAAAAATAGAAAAAAGGGAGAGAATAGACCTTACAGATAAAAACTCTTATTTATTCAAAAGTTGGAATTCTAATAATTCTCCAATGCTACCAATGATTCAAATAGAGCAGGGAAAAAATAAAAATACTAAATTATGGATACATACAAATAATCTTGCTGAAAGAGTAGATCTAAATAGTAAAAAATCTCTAGAAATATTATTCAAAAGCTTTGAATCATTACCCTTATTAAATGATTGGCAAAACTACCTTGGTGAAGCCATAAGAAATGATTCTCAATTTAAATTAGGTGAAAAGAATGAAGCAATAAGCCTCTGTGTCAATTTAAATAGTGATAACGAAATAATTGATTGGTCTTTTCATCTTACTTTAGTAAAGTGCACCCTTATTGTTGGAAGTGATCATACTGACGCGCTTCTATCTAGAAAAAGCAAATCAAGAATAACCTCTCGGTTATTAAAACCTATAAAGGAATATGTCGACGATTTAGATAAAATACTAGAAATTTCATGTTCATTCAGAGAAAACCATCTTTTGGAGGGTAAGGTAGAAATTCCTTCGCCACTGAATAATATTGAAGCACTAGAAGAATTTTTTATTCACAATCCTGCTGAATATTCAAAAGGATATTTTGAATCATTAAATAAAGAAGATTGCCAAACTTACCTTTCACCAATACTATATGAAGCTAATTTAATATGGTTCAAACATTCAAATCAATATGGCTTAAAAAGTGCAGGATACATTTCAAATGGAATAGATTACGTTAATGCTAATGAAATTATCAAATTCTCGGAATTTATTGATAATGGTGTAGAGCTTAATGAAGATGGTAATTTGACATTTAGTCAAGTAATTAAATTATGTGACGACGATAATAAAAAAAGAATCTTACATAAACTTCTAATTAATGAATTTAAGGACAATGAAATAAGTTTGATATCTAAAGATCCCGATAATGATGAATCAGAAAAAATATTTATTACTCCGTGGACAATTCCAGGATTTGACCTCACAAATCTTATAAATCAGTACTGTATTTTTAATATGATAATAAATGGTAAGAAATCAAAGAAAAATAATATAAATGAAATTAATATATCTCAGAGTAATTCATTAGAATTAGTAAATTGGGATATATTTAATTCATCAATTTCAAAAAATCTAGAAATATTATTTAACAAGTTTGTGATAGATAAACTTAATGAATTCAAGTACAAAGTTAACCAATATAAATCTAATATGATAAATATAAAAAAAGTAAGAAAAGCAGAAAAATTACTAGGTAATATTTATAGTGGTTTTATTTTATCAGTCCAAACATATGGTTTCTTTGTTGAGATATCAGAACTAAATGTAGAGGGTTTAGTACACGTAAGCACTCTTAATAATGATTGGTATGAATACAGGTCAAGGCAAAATCTATTGATTGGAAGAAAATCCAAAAAATCATATAAAGTTGGAGATGCAATAGAAGTAAAAATAATAAAAGTAGATATTCTTAAATATCAAATTGATTTAGAATTAACATAA